A genomic stretch from Nocardia wallacei includes:
- the argC gene encoding N-acetyl-gamma-glutamyl-phosphate reductase, producing the protein MADTSEGPVLRVAVAGASGYAGGEVLRLLLEHPAYRSGRLEIGALTAGSNAGATLGELQPHLLPLAGRLLAETTPDVLAGHDVVFLGLPHGQSAAIAQALPESTVIIDCGADFRLTDPRAWERYYGSPHAGSWPYGLPELPGARERLRGATRIAVPGCYPTVSSLAMAPAVAAGIVEPTVHVVAVTGTSGAGRKLDVGLLGSEVMGSARAYNIAGAHRHTPEIAQNLSAVGGGPVRVSFTPVLAPMPRGILATCTAVTRVGAERAREVYEKAYADEPFVHLLPEGALPQTGSVIGSNAVTLQVAVDADAGLLVVVGAIDNLTKGTAGGAVQSMNLALGLDETTGLSTVGVAP; encoded by the coding sequence ATGGCGGATACCTCGGAGGGGCCCGTGCTGCGGGTCGCGGTGGCTGGTGCGAGTGGATACGCGGGCGGCGAAGTGCTGCGCCTGCTGCTGGAGCATCCGGCCTACCGATCCGGGCGCCTCGAGATCGGGGCGCTGACCGCGGGATCCAATGCCGGCGCCACGCTCGGGGAGTTGCAGCCGCATCTGCTGCCGCTGGCCGGTCGCCTCCTGGCCGAGACCACCCCGGACGTCCTCGCCGGGCACGACGTGGTCTTTCTGGGGCTGCCGCACGGGCAGTCGGCGGCCATCGCGCAGGCGCTCCCGGAATCGACCGTGATCATCGACTGCGGCGCCGACTTCCGGCTCACCGACCCGCGGGCGTGGGAGCGGTACTACGGCTCTCCGCACGCCGGGAGCTGGCCCTACGGGCTGCCGGAGCTGCCCGGCGCGCGGGAGCGGCTGCGCGGCGCCACGCGGATCGCGGTGCCCGGCTGCTATCCGACCGTGTCGAGCCTGGCCATGGCGCCCGCGGTGGCGGCGGGCATCGTCGAGCCGACCGTGCACGTCGTCGCCGTCACCGGCACCTCGGGGGCCGGACGCAAACTCGATGTGGGCCTGCTCGGCTCGGAGGTGATGGGTTCGGCACGCGCCTACAACATCGCCGGCGCGCATCGGCACACCCCGGAGATCGCGCAGAATCTGAGCGCGGTCGGCGGCGGTCCGGTGCGGGTGTCGTTCACCCCCGTGCTGGCACCGATGCCGCGCGGCATTCTCGCCACCTGCACCGCCGTCACCCGTGTCGGCGCCGAGCGGGCCCGCGAGGTCTACGAGAAGGCCTATGCCGATGAGCCTTTCGTGCATCTGCTGCCCGAAGGCGCACTGCCGCAGACCGGTTCGGTCATCGGCTCGAACGCGGTCACGCTGCAGGTGGCCGTCGATGCCGACGCCGGACTGCTGGTGGTGGTCGGCGCGATCGACAATCTGACCAAGGGCACCGCGGGCGGCGCGGTGCAATCGATGAACCTGGCACTGGGTCTCGACGAGACCACCGGACTTTCCACCGTAGGAGTGGCACCGTGA